A window from Macaca thibetana thibetana isolate TM-01 chromosome 7, ASM2454274v1, whole genome shotgun sequence encodes these proteins:
- the LOC126960108 gene encoding mitochondrial import receptor subunit TOM20 homolog, whose amino-acid sequence MMGRNSAIAAGVCGALFIGYCIYFDRKRRSDPNFKNRLRERRKKQKLAKERAGLSKLPDFKDAEAVQKFFLEEIQLGEELLAQGVHEKGIDHLTNAIVVCGQPQQLLQVLQQTLPPPVFQMLLTKLPTISQRIVSAQSLAEDDVE is encoded by the coding sequence ATGATGGGTCGGAACAGCGCCATCGCCGCCGGTGTATGCGGAGCTCTTTTTATTGGGTACTGCATCTACTTCGACCGTAAAAGACGAAGTGACCCCAACTTCAAGAACAGGCTTCGAGAacgaagaaagaaacagaagcttGCCAAGGAGAGAGCTGGGCTTTCCAAGTTACCTGACTTTAAAGATGCTGAAGCTGTTCAGAAGTTCTTCCTTGAAGAAATACAGCTTGGTGAAGAGTTACTAGCTCAAGGTGTACATGAGAAGGGCATAGACCATCTCACAAATGCAATTGTTGTGTGTGGACAGCCACAGCAGTTACTACAGGTCTTACAGCAAACTCTTCCACCACCAGTGTTCCAGATGCTTCTGACTAAGCTCCCAACAATTAGTCAGAGAATTGTAAGTGCTCAGAGCTTGGCTGAAGATGATGTGGAATGA